The Moraxella haemolytica genome window below encodes:
- the orn gene encoding oligoribonuclease, with protein sequence MSDKIQINHPKPSKKPTKKALIWIDLEMTGLDTQNDEIIEIATIVTDDQLNILAEGPVIAIKVSDIVLNGMDDWNKKQHGQSGLIDRVRRSTMTLMDAENATLEFLAKWCDEGVSPMCGNSICQDRRFLARQMPRLERYFHYRNLDVSSIKELCYRWRPDVASGYQKGGAHLALDDIRDSIRELRHYKAYFFKLLD encoded by the coding sequence ATGAGTGATAAAATTCAGATTAACCATCCAAAACCTAGTAAAAAACCCACTAAAAAAGCCTTGATCTGGATTGACCTTGAGATGACGGGGTTGGATACTCAAAATGATGAGATTATTGAGATTGCCACCATTGTTACTGATGATCAACTTAATATTTTGGCAGAAGGTCCTGTGATTGCTATTAAGGTGTCAGATATTGTGCTAAACGGCATGGATGACTGGAATAAAAAGCAACACGGTCAATCAGGTTTGATTGACAGAGTGCGTCGTAGCACAATGACGCTAATGGATGCGGAAAATGCGACACTGGAGTTTCTCGCCAAGTGGTGCGATGAGGGTGTATCTCCAATGTGCGGCAACTCAATTTGCCAAGACAGACGCTTTTTGGCACGCCAAATGCCACGACTTGAACGGTATTTTCATTATCGCAATCTAGATGTATCAAGCATCAAAGAGCTATGCTATCGTTGGCGTCCTGATGTGGCAAGCGGATATCAAAAGGGTGGGGCTCATTTGGCATTAGATGATATTCGTGATTCTATTCGTGAGCTTCGTCATTACAAGGCGTATTTTTTTAAATTGCTGGATTGA